One Nocardioidaceae bacterium SCSIO 66511 genomic window carries:
- the dnaA gene encoding chromosomal replication initiator protein DnaA codes for MDDDQAATTGATSTPEAATETDPSLDVAWQQLVSELPVNVKAWLTASRPETLHGNTLIVSVRDDYTRSQLETRLRPRLEQSLTQILQRDIRLAVTVDPDLPVDEPSEQQSDMSTNRQVQQERYPQNDTPLPPDKASHPPAPPQEPPNRPSTDPNSAAQARLNPKYLFETFVIGSSNRFAHAAAVAVAEAPGKAYNPLLIYGDSGLGKTHLLHAIGHYVRSLYNGSRVRYVSSEEFTNDFINAIRDDRAAAFQRRYRDVDVLLIDDIQFLEGKIQTQEEFFHTFNTLHNANKQIVISSDRPPKRLEALEDRLRNRFEWGLITDVQPPDLETRIAILRKKAATEKLTAPSDVLEFIASKIQTNIRELEGALIRATAFASLNRQEVNLALAEIVLKDLIPEGGEPEITAALIIAQTAAYSEYSIEEICGPNRSRNLVQARQIAMYLCRELTDLSLPKIGQQFGGRDHTTVMHADRKIRELMGERRSVFNQVTELTNRIKQQARH; via the coding sequence GTGGACGACGATCAGGCCGCAACGACCGGCGCCACCTCGACACCTGAAGCCGCAACCGAGACCGATCCATCACTCGACGTCGCCTGGCAGCAGCTCGTCTCTGAGCTGCCGGTCAACGTGAAGGCATGGCTCACCGCGTCTCGACCGGAGACCCTGCACGGCAACACATTGATCGTCTCGGTCCGTGACGACTACACCCGCAGCCAGCTCGAGACGAGACTCCGACCGCGCCTCGAGCAGTCACTCACCCAGATCCTGCAGCGCGACATCCGGCTCGCTGTCACCGTCGACCCCGATCTACCCGTCGACGAACCATCAGAGCAACAAAGCGATATGTCGACAAACCGACAGGTACAACAAGAGCGGTATCCACAGAACGACACTCCCCTGCCACCCGATAAGGCGTCGCATCCACCAGCACCACCGCAGGAGCCGCCCAATCGGCCGAGTACAGACCCGAACAGCGCCGCACAAGCACGACTCAACCCCAAGTACCTCTTCGAGACCTTCGTCATCGGGTCGTCCAACCGATTCGCCCACGCAGCAGCGGTTGCTGTCGCCGAAGCCCCGGGCAAGGCGTATAACCCACTTCTCATCTATGGCGACTCAGGGCTGGGCAAGACACATCTGCTCCACGCGATCGGGCACTACGTGCGCAGTCTCTACAACGGTTCGCGCGTTCGCTACGTCAGCAGCGAGGAGTTCACGAACGACTTCATCAACGCCATCCGCGACGACCGCGCCGCGGCGTTCCAACGCCGCTATCGAGACGTCGACGTGCTCCTGATCGACGACATCCAGTTCCTCGAGGGCAAGATCCAGACCCAAGAGGAGTTCTTCCACACCTTCAACACACTGCACAACGCCAACAAGCAGATCGTCATCAGCTCCGACCGCCCGCCGAAGCGTCTCGAGGCGCTCGAGGACCGACTGCGCAACAGGTTCGAGTGGGGCCTCATCACCGATGTGCAGCCACCAGACCTCGAGACCCGCATCGCCATCCTCCGGAAGAAGGCGGCCACCGAGAAGCTCACCGCTCCATCCGACGTCCTCGAGTTCATCGCGAGCAAGATCCAGACGAACATCCGCGAACTCGAGGGAGCCCTGATCCGAGCGACCGCGTTCGCCAGCCTCAACCGTCAAGAGGTGAACCTCGCACTCGCCGAAATCGTCCTCAAGGACCTCATCCCCGAGGGCGGTGAGCCCGAGATCACCGCGGCGTTGATCATCGCGCAGACGGCCGCGTACTCGGAGTACAGCATCGAAGAGATCTGTGGACCCAACCGGAGCCGAAACCTCGTTCAGGCAAGGCAGATCGCAATGTATCTGTGCCGCGAGCTCACCGATCTCTCCCTACCCAAGATCGGGCAACAGTTCGGCGGCCGCGACCACACCACGGTCATGCACGCAGATCGAAAGATCCGCGAGCTCATGGGCGAACGCCGAAGCGTCTTCAACCAAGTGACCGAGCTGACGAACCGCATCAAACAACAGGCCCGACACTGA